One part of the Astatotilapia calliptera chromosome 9, fAstCal1.2, whole genome shotgun sequence genome encodes these proteins:
- the arhgap29a gene encoding rho GTPase-activating protein 29 isoform X2 has translation MLAAMLRQSSGGGSGGGGGGGTKLSLGISRLSSSSMSSAGPARASKSGSVSLDNPDVLASDPNYIMQLVSDVRKFADVLLQLKEVFNSKGVNFKEVNEDNKHKHFGEIYAAIDTLAFTFGNVVSDFLMGDVENGSVLGLPLTKRSRSFENLSVESGGSGLEKDDLPESSLPVRAEEVDRTLQRQDSGVESALAYAKAWSKYTKELLAWVEKRLNMDIECAKSYAKMAETAKTLASQQEFMPFREIYMTAFKNDIEYSQLILQTAAILQSNKFMQPLLARKNELDKLRKEVKEQWQREQKKMHEADTALRKARLLQTQRQDEYEKAKVSTSRLEEEQTGGGGGAAVAKQLEKRRRLEEEALQKAEEAKDHCKACQVDVGVKRVELVNTKNEIITQIREMVSQCDLTLKAVTVNWFQLQQAQVVSLPVNHQTLCENAKLYEPGQRYIDFVRSLPTDAPRLECHSLDSPVTQNTGMPFNKRSLSGSHSSHSNLSQASVTSDLLVGDDVDSPISAQHPKIAERRSNGSGDIQALKIQAPFRPWTSANQGGGMCSDSESAGGSSESRSMDSPTASPGDFKRRLPRTPSTGTMSSADDLDEREPPSPSDNGLNEMVIKTASSPGPFRNTQMSKAAQTHKLRKLRAPSKCRECDSLVVFHGAECEECSLACHKKCLETLAIQCGHKKLQGRLHLFGIDFTQSAKNSQDGIPFIIRKCTSEIENRALSIKGIYRVNGAKSRVEKLCQAFENGKDLVELSDLSPHDISNVLKLYLRQLPEPLILFRYYNDFIGLAKESQSIIVEELEAQRVNPTTATPAQVSVELNRVLFKIKDLLRQLPPANYKTLQFLIEHLHRVTEQSEENKMTASNLGIIFGPTLIKPRQADAEVSLSSLVDYPYQALIVELLIRHYQMVFDTPLSPVSGTSPTEVDAQTRANTRLMQQDKEQQLIRHSKSLGDIKESSLKVFKRHSSIIPSSHLLTEVQERMPSLDGSDFEPADETDSETLSLSSSVPEVAKSGERGLCRSHHITVTRVQLRHPRNKLPSRPFSMPAERILNRSQIDENNSRNATDQDDRKGSGCDQSIEEVDETENTKTRAATHFRSTFIDTQTLRRTWDKQYKHEVASRTVKIEASSSTESAAVEGLSTSVPSTLSLGTTYTVAVRPNRTIKREDNVTKYSPIATTFRAPRTLQPPPGTFYKPPSGSKAKVLQNCAQANSAEEEDEEEDEEEDEEGEIGIEIEVSVDEPLEEDVEIEQTAISQSPSCSPEEMDQNQAKPVYQRLRPRRLPEVEHREAHFV, from the exons GAGTGAACTTTAAGGAGGTGAACGAAGACAACAAACATAAGCATTTCGGAGAGATCTACGCCGCAATCGACACATTGGCATTCACCTTTGGCAATGT agTGTCTGACTTCCTTATGGGAGATGTAGAGAATGGATCAGTGTTGGGGCTCCCCCTGACTAAGAGAAGCAGG TCTTTTGAGAACCTCTCTGTGGAATCTGGAGGATCCGGTCTTGAGAAAGATGATCTGCCAG AGTCTTCTTTACCGGTTCGGGCCGAAGAGGTGGACAGGACACTGCAGAGGCAGGACAGCGGAGTGGAGTCAGCACTGGCCTACGCCAAGGCGTGGTCCAAGTATACCAAAGAGCTGCTGGCATGGGTGGAGAAGCGTCTCAATATGG ATATTGAGTGTGCAAAAAGTTATGCCAAGATGGCTGAGACTGCTAAGACGCTTGCTAGTCAACAG GAATTCATGCCTTTCCGTGAGATCTACATGACAGCTTTCAAAAATGACATCGAGTATAGCCAGCTGATTCTTCAAACTGCAGCAATACTCCAAAGCAACAAATTCATGCAG CCTCTCCTGGCCAGAAAAAATGAGCTGGACAAACTGCGAAAAGAGGTCAAGGAGCAGTGGCAGAGAGAGCAAAAGAAAATG CACGAAGCAGACACGGCTCTGAGGAAGGCCCGGCTCCTGCAGACCCAGCGACAGGATGAATACGAGAAGGCCAAGGTGTCGACTAGTCggctggaggaggagcagactggagggggagggggagcgGCAGTGGCAAAGCAGCTAGAAAAAAGGCGTAGGCTGGAGGAGGAGGCGCTGCAGAAG GCCGAGGAGGCCAAAGATCACTGCAAAGCTTGTCAGGTTGATGTCGGGGTGAAGAGAGTCGAGCTGGTCAACACCAAGAATGAGATTATCACTCAGATCCGAGAGATGGTCTCCCAGTGTGACCTCACCCTCAAGGCC GTGACCGTCAACTGGTTCCAGCTTCAGCAGGCCCAGGTTGTGTCTCTACCTGTCAACCACCAGACTCTGTGTGAAAATGCCAAGCTGTACGAGCCTGGCCAACGTTACATCGACTTTGTCAGGAGTTTACCTACGGATGCGCCTCGACTTGAGTGTCACTCGTTGGATTCACCtgtcacacaaaacacagg GATGCCTTTCAATAAGCGCTCACTAAGTGGCAGCCACTCCTCCCACAGTAACCTGTCACAGGcatctgtgacctctgacctccttgTTGGAGATGATGTGGACAGCCCCATCAGTGCCCAACACCCCAAGATTGCTGAAAGACGCTCCAACGGTAGCGGTGACATCCAAG CACTTAAAATTCAGGCGCCATTTCGTCCCTGGACCTCGGCCAATCAGGGTGGAGGGATGTGCAGTGATTCGGAAAGTGCTGGAGGGAGCAGTGAGTCCCGGTCCATGGACTCGCCGACTGCAAGCCCAG GAGACTTCAAGAGGAGATTACCCAGAACCCCCTCCACTGGTACCATGTCTTCTGCTGATGACTTGGATGAGAGAGAGCCTCCCTCGCCGTCTGATAATG GTTTAAATGAAATGGTAATCAAAACGGCGAGCTCTCCAGGACCCTTTAGAAACACTCAGATGTCTAAGGCGGCCCAAACCCACAAGCTTAGAAAGCTTCGAGCACCTTCCAAGTGTCGTGAGTGTGACAGCCTGGTGGTGTTTCATGGAGCGGAGTGTGAGGAG TGCTCCTTGGCGTGCCATAAAAAGTGTCTGGAAACCCTGGCTATCCAGTGTGGCCACAAGAAGCTCCAGGGAAGGCTTCACCTATTTGGCATTGACTTCACACAGTCGGCTAAGAACAGCCAGGATGGCATCCCATTCATCATACGGAAGTGCACGTCGGAAATTGAGAATAGAGCCCTCAGCATCAAG GGGATCTACCGTGTGAATGGTGCAAAGTCTCGAGTAGAGAAGCTGTGCCAGGCCTTTGAGAACGGCAAGGATCTGGTGGAGCTTTCCGATCTTTCTCCCCACGACATTAGCAATGTACTCAAACTGTACCTGAGACAG CTTCCAGAGCCACTCATCCTCTTCCGCTATTATAACGACTTTATTGGTTTGGCCAAGGAGAGCCAGAGTATCATTGTGGAGGAACTGGAAGCACAGAGAGTTAATCCCACCACTGCGACCCCTGCGCAGGTTAGCGTCGAGCTCAATCGAGTCCTGTTCAAGATCAAGGATCTGCTAAGACAGCTGCCACCAGCTAATTACAAGACGCTGCAGTTCCTCATAGAGCATCTTCACCG GGTGACGGAGCAATCAGAGGAGAACAAGATGACCGCCAGCAATCTGGGTATCATCTTTGGCCCGACGCTGATCAAGCCAAGGCAGGCCGATGCTGAagtttccctttcttctctGGTGGATTACCCTTATCAGGCGCTCATTGTGGAGCTCCTGATCAGACATTACCAGATGGTCTTTGACACGCCTCTGAGTCCTGTAAGTGGCACCTCGCCCACAGAGGTTGATGCCCAGACCCGCGCTAACACTCGCCTTATGCAACAGGacaaagagcagcagctgaTCAGGCACTCCAAGTCACTGGGAGACATTAAAGAG TCGAGCTTAAAGGTGTTTAAAAGGCATTCGTCTATAATTCCTTCTTCACACTTATTGACTGAGGTTCAGGAGAGGATGCCAAGCCTTGATGGAAGCGATTTTGAACCAG CTGATGAAACTGATTCAGAGACCCTCAGTTTGTCGTCAAGTGTCCCTGAAGTCGCAAAATCTGGGGAGAGAGGCCTGTGTCGTTCTCATCACATCACAGTCACCAGGGTTCAGCTTCGACACCCTCGCAACAAGCTACCGTCACGGCCGTTTAGCATGCCGGCCGAACGGATACTTAACCGAAGCCAAATAGACGAGAATAACTCCCGGAACGCCACTGACCAAGATGACAGGAAGGGAAGCGGTTGCGACCAGTCCATCGAAGAAGTGGACGAGACTGAGAATACAAAAACAAGAGCGGCCACACATTTCCGGAGTACCTTTATCGACACCCAGACATTACGCAGAACTTGGGATAAACAATACAAACATGAAGTTGCCTCAAGAACTGTCAAAATTGAGGCCAGCTCATCCACAGAGAGTGCAGCAGTGGAAGGCTTGTCAACCTCTGTGCCATCAACCCTCTCCCTTGGAACTACTTACACAGTCGCAGTGCGACCCAACAGGACTATAAAAAGGGAAGATAATGTCACAAAGTATAGCCCCATTGCAACAACTTTCAGAGCCCCCAGAACTCTTCAGCCCCCCCCAGGAACCTTCTACAAGCCCCCATCGGGAAGCAAAGCTAAAGTCCTGCAGAATTGTGCACAAGCTAACAGTGCtgaggaagaagatgaagaggaggatgaggaggaggatgaggagggggaaaTAGGCATTGAGATAGAGGTGTCTGTAGATGAGCCCCTTGAGGAAGACGTTGAGATTGAACAGACAGCCATATCTCAGTCTCCCAGCTGTAGCCCTGAGGAAATGGACCAAAACCAGGCAAAACCAGTGTACCAGAGACTAAGGCCCAGGCGTCTTCCAGAGGTGGAACACAGAGAGGCACATTTTGTTTAA
- the arhgap29a gene encoding rho GTPase-activating protein 29 isoform X3, translating to MGDVENGSVLGLPLTKRSRSFENLSVESGGSGLEKDDLPESSLPVRAEEVDRTLQRQDSGVESALAYAKAWSKYTKELLAWVEKRLNMDIECAKSYAKMAETAKTLASQQEFMPFREIYMTAFKNDIEYSQLILQTAAILQSNKFMQPLLARKNELDKLRKEVKEQWQREQKKMHEADTALRKARLLQTQRQDEYEKAKVSTSRLEEEQTGGGGGAAVAKQLEKRRRLEEEALQKAEEAKDHCKACQVDVGVKRVELVNTKNEIITQIREMVSQCDLTLKAVTVNWFQLQQAQVVSLPVNHQTLCENAKLYEPGQRYIDFVRSLPTDAPRLECHSLDSPVTQNTGMPFNKRSLSGSHSSHSNLSQASVTSDLLVGDDVDSPISAQHPKIAERRSNGSGDIQALKIQAPFRPWTSANQGGGMCSDSESAGGSSESRSMDSPTASPGDFKRRLPRTPSTGTMSSADDLDEREPPSPSDNGLNEMVIKTASSPGPFRNTQMSKAAQTHKLRKLRAPSKCRECDSLVVFHGAECEECSLACHKKCLETLAIQCGHKKLQGRLHLFGIDFTQSAKNSQDGIPFIIRKCTSEIENRALSIKGIYRVNGAKSRVEKLCQAFENGKDLVELSDLSPHDISNVLKLYLRQLPEPLILFRYYNDFIGLAKESQSIIVEELEAQRVNPTTATPAQVSVELNRVLFKIKDLLRQLPPANYKTLQFLIEHLHRVTEQSEENKMTASNLGIIFGPTLIKPRQADAEVSLSSLVDYPYQALIVELLIRHYQMVFDTPLSPVSGTSPTEVDAQTRANTRLMQQDKEQQLIRHSKSLGDIKESSLKVFKRHSSIIPSSHLLTEVQERMPSLDGSDFEPADETDSETLSLSSSVPEVAKSGERGLCRSHHITVTRVQLRHPRNKLPSRPFSMPAERILNRSQIDENNSRNATDQDDRKGSGCDQSIEEVDETENTKTRAATHFRSTFIDTQTLRRTWDKQYKHEVASRTVKIEASSSTESAAVEGLSTSVPSTLSLGTTYTVAVRPNRTIKREDNVTKYSPIATTFRAPRTLQPPPGTFYKPPSGSKAKVLQNCAQANSAEEEDEEEDEEEDEEGEIGIEIEVSVDEPLEEDVEIEQTAISQSPSCSPEEMDQNQAKPVYQRLRPRRLPEVEHREAHFV from the exons ATGGGAGATGTAGAGAATGGATCAGTGTTGGGGCTCCCCCTGACTAAGAGAAGCAGG TCTTTTGAGAACCTCTCTGTGGAATCTGGAGGATCCGGTCTTGAGAAAGATGATCTGCCAG AGTCTTCTTTACCGGTTCGGGCCGAAGAGGTGGACAGGACACTGCAGAGGCAGGACAGCGGAGTGGAGTCAGCACTGGCCTACGCCAAGGCGTGGTCCAAGTATACCAAAGAGCTGCTGGCATGGGTGGAGAAGCGTCTCAATATGG ATATTGAGTGTGCAAAAAGTTATGCCAAGATGGCTGAGACTGCTAAGACGCTTGCTAGTCAACAG GAATTCATGCCTTTCCGTGAGATCTACATGACAGCTTTCAAAAATGACATCGAGTATAGCCAGCTGATTCTTCAAACTGCAGCAATACTCCAAAGCAACAAATTCATGCAG CCTCTCCTGGCCAGAAAAAATGAGCTGGACAAACTGCGAAAAGAGGTCAAGGAGCAGTGGCAGAGAGAGCAAAAGAAAATG CACGAAGCAGACACGGCTCTGAGGAAGGCCCGGCTCCTGCAGACCCAGCGACAGGATGAATACGAGAAGGCCAAGGTGTCGACTAGTCggctggaggaggagcagactggagggggagggggagcgGCAGTGGCAAAGCAGCTAGAAAAAAGGCGTAGGCTGGAGGAGGAGGCGCTGCAGAAG GCCGAGGAGGCCAAAGATCACTGCAAAGCTTGTCAGGTTGATGTCGGGGTGAAGAGAGTCGAGCTGGTCAACACCAAGAATGAGATTATCACTCAGATCCGAGAGATGGTCTCCCAGTGTGACCTCACCCTCAAGGCC GTGACCGTCAACTGGTTCCAGCTTCAGCAGGCCCAGGTTGTGTCTCTACCTGTCAACCACCAGACTCTGTGTGAAAATGCCAAGCTGTACGAGCCTGGCCAACGTTACATCGACTTTGTCAGGAGTTTACCTACGGATGCGCCTCGACTTGAGTGTCACTCGTTGGATTCACCtgtcacacaaaacacagg GATGCCTTTCAATAAGCGCTCACTAAGTGGCAGCCACTCCTCCCACAGTAACCTGTCACAGGcatctgtgacctctgacctccttgTTGGAGATGATGTGGACAGCCCCATCAGTGCCCAACACCCCAAGATTGCTGAAAGACGCTCCAACGGTAGCGGTGACATCCAAG CACTTAAAATTCAGGCGCCATTTCGTCCCTGGACCTCGGCCAATCAGGGTGGAGGGATGTGCAGTGATTCGGAAAGTGCTGGAGGGAGCAGTGAGTCCCGGTCCATGGACTCGCCGACTGCAAGCCCAG GAGACTTCAAGAGGAGATTACCCAGAACCCCCTCCACTGGTACCATGTCTTCTGCTGATGACTTGGATGAGAGAGAGCCTCCCTCGCCGTCTGATAATG GTTTAAATGAAATGGTAATCAAAACGGCGAGCTCTCCAGGACCCTTTAGAAACACTCAGATGTCTAAGGCGGCCCAAACCCACAAGCTTAGAAAGCTTCGAGCACCTTCCAAGTGTCGTGAGTGTGACAGCCTGGTGGTGTTTCATGGAGCGGAGTGTGAGGAG TGCTCCTTGGCGTGCCATAAAAAGTGTCTGGAAACCCTGGCTATCCAGTGTGGCCACAAGAAGCTCCAGGGAAGGCTTCACCTATTTGGCATTGACTTCACACAGTCGGCTAAGAACAGCCAGGATGGCATCCCATTCATCATACGGAAGTGCACGTCGGAAATTGAGAATAGAGCCCTCAGCATCAAG GGGATCTACCGTGTGAATGGTGCAAAGTCTCGAGTAGAGAAGCTGTGCCAGGCCTTTGAGAACGGCAAGGATCTGGTGGAGCTTTCCGATCTTTCTCCCCACGACATTAGCAATGTACTCAAACTGTACCTGAGACAG CTTCCAGAGCCACTCATCCTCTTCCGCTATTATAACGACTTTATTGGTTTGGCCAAGGAGAGCCAGAGTATCATTGTGGAGGAACTGGAAGCACAGAGAGTTAATCCCACCACTGCGACCCCTGCGCAGGTTAGCGTCGAGCTCAATCGAGTCCTGTTCAAGATCAAGGATCTGCTAAGACAGCTGCCACCAGCTAATTACAAGACGCTGCAGTTCCTCATAGAGCATCTTCACCG GGTGACGGAGCAATCAGAGGAGAACAAGATGACCGCCAGCAATCTGGGTATCATCTTTGGCCCGACGCTGATCAAGCCAAGGCAGGCCGATGCTGAagtttccctttcttctctGGTGGATTACCCTTATCAGGCGCTCATTGTGGAGCTCCTGATCAGACATTACCAGATGGTCTTTGACACGCCTCTGAGTCCTGTAAGTGGCACCTCGCCCACAGAGGTTGATGCCCAGACCCGCGCTAACACTCGCCTTATGCAACAGGacaaagagcagcagctgaTCAGGCACTCCAAGTCACTGGGAGACATTAAAGAG TCGAGCTTAAAGGTGTTTAAAAGGCATTCGTCTATAATTCCTTCTTCACACTTATTGACTGAGGTTCAGGAGAGGATGCCAAGCCTTGATGGAAGCGATTTTGAACCAG CTGATGAAACTGATTCAGAGACCCTCAGTTTGTCGTCAAGTGTCCCTGAAGTCGCAAAATCTGGGGAGAGAGGCCTGTGTCGTTCTCATCACATCACAGTCACCAGGGTTCAGCTTCGACACCCTCGCAACAAGCTACCGTCACGGCCGTTTAGCATGCCGGCCGAACGGATACTTAACCGAAGCCAAATAGACGAGAATAACTCCCGGAACGCCACTGACCAAGATGACAGGAAGGGAAGCGGTTGCGACCAGTCCATCGAAGAAGTGGACGAGACTGAGAATACAAAAACAAGAGCGGCCACACATTTCCGGAGTACCTTTATCGACACCCAGACATTACGCAGAACTTGGGATAAACAATACAAACATGAAGTTGCCTCAAGAACTGTCAAAATTGAGGCCAGCTCATCCACAGAGAGTGCAGCAGTGGAAGGCTTGTCAACCTCTGTGCCATCAACCCTCTCCCTTGGAACTACTTACACAGTCGCAGTGCGACCCAACAGGACTATAAAAAGGGAAGATAATGTCACAAAGTATAGCCCCATTGCAACAACTTTCAGAGCCCCCAGAACTCTTCAGCCCCCCCCAGGAACCTTCTACAAGCCCCCATCGGGAAGCAAAGCTAAAGTCCTGCAGAATTGTGCACAAGCTAACAGTGCtgaggaagaagatgaagaggaggatgaggaggaggatgaggagggggaaaTAGGCATTGAGATAGAGGTGTCTGTAGATGAGCCCCTTGAGGAAGACGTTGAGATTGAACAGACAGCCATATCTCAGTCTCCCAGCTGTAGCCCTGAGGAAATGGACCAAAACCAGGCAAAACCAGTGTACCAGAGACTAAGGCCCAGGCGTCTTCCAGAGGTGGAACACAGAGAGGCACATTTTGTTTAA